From Apis mellifera strain DH4 linkage group LG5, Amel_HAv3.1, whole genome shotgun sequence, the proteins below share one genomic window:
- the LOC552786 gene encoding charged multivesicular body protein 2a: MEWLFGKRITPEEMLRKNQRALNKAMRDLDRERMRMEQQEKKIIADIKKLAKDGQMDAVKIMAKDLVRTRRYVKKFMLMKANIQAVSLKIQTLRSQNTMAQAMKGVTRAMQNMNKQLNLPQIQKILHEFEKQSEIMDMKEEIMNDAIDDAMEDEGDEEESDAIVSQVLDELGLQLTDQLSGLPQASGSLSVASSKQPVATATGNDEGGNVADADADLHARLENLRRE; encoded by the exons ATGGAATGGTTATTTGGGAAAAGAATAACTCCTGAGGAGATGCttagaaaaaatcaaagagCATTAAACAAAGCTATGCGAGATCTTGATAGAGAAAGAATGAGAATGGAAcagcaagaaaagaaaatcattgcagatataaaaaaacttgctAAAGATGGTCAAATG gATGCAGTGAAAATTATGGCAAAAGATCTTGTAAGAACTAGACGCTATGTGAAAAAATTCATGCTAATGAAAGCGAATATTCAAGCagtatctttgaaaattcaaactttACGTTCACAAAATACCATGGCACAAGCAATGAAAGGAGTCACAAGAGCAATGCAAAACAtgaataa acaaTTAAATCTTCctcaaatacaaaaaatattacacgagTTTGAAAAACAATCAGAGATAATGgatatgaaagaagaaattatgaatgatGCAATTGATGATGCAATGGAAGATGAAGGTGATGAAGAAGAAAg tgATGCTATTGTGTCACAAGTTTTGGATGAGTTAGGCCTTCAATTAACAGATCAATTGTCTGGTTTACCACAAGCTTCTGGTTCATTAAGTGTAGCAAGTTCTAAGCAGCCAGTTGCAACTGCGACAGGAAATGATGAAGGTGGAAATGTTGCAGATGCGGATGCAGATCTTCATGCTAGGCTTGAAAATTTACGACGTGAATAA